One stretch of Punica granatum isolate Tunisia-2019 chromosome 5, ASM765513v2, whole genome shotgun sequence DNA includes these proteins:
- the LOC116208478 gene encoding endo-1,3;1,4-beta-D-glucanase-like — protein sequence MSGPQCFEHPPSLSTGAGAGIVEELAGLKTYTTGPSDSELAVVLIADVFGYEAPNLRKLADKVAAAGFLVVVPDFLYGDPVDLSKPNFDREAWRKLHSPDKGYEDAKPVIAALKAKGVRAIGAAGFCWGGKVLVKLASSNDIQAAVILHPGKITEDEIDAVKIPIAFLGAEIDHASPPEELKKFGEILSAKSEFESYVKIFPGVSHGWSVRYNLEDESAVKSAEEAHRDMLDWFLKHVK from the exons atgtcaggCCCTCAGTGCTTTGAGCACCCACCAAGCCTCTCGACTGGAGCTGGAGCAGGGATAGTTGAGGAGCTTGCGGGGCTGAAGACTTACACCACCGGCCCTTCTGATTCCGAGCTCGCGGTCGTCCTCATTGCCGATGTTTTCG GTTACGAAGCGCCGAACCTGAG GAAACTTGCGGACAAAGTCGCAGCGGCCGGATTCTTAGTCGTGGTTCCCGATTTCTTGTACGGGGACCCTGTAGACCTGAGTAAACCTAACTTCGATCGCGAGGCGTGGCGAAAACTGCATAGCCCG GATAAAGGATATGAAGATGCGAAGCCAGTGATTGCCGCCCTAAAGGCCAAAGGCGTGCGAGCGATAGGCGCTGCCGGGTTCTGTTGGGGAG GGAAGGTGCTGGTGAAATTGGCTAGCAGTAATGACATTCAGGCAGCTGTTATTTTACATCCTGGAAAAATAACCGAAGATGAAATCGACG CTGTCAAGATCCCAATCGCCTTCCTCGGGGCCGAGATCGACCACGCTTCCCCTCCAGAGGAGCTGAAAAAGTTTGGAGAGATTTTGTCAGCTAAATCTGAG TTTGAGAGTTACGTCAAGATTTTCCCTGGGGTCTCGCATGGCTGGTCGGTGAGGTACAATCTCGAGGATGAATCGGCGGTCAAGAGCGCCGAGGAGGCCCACAGAGACATGTTGGATTGGTTCCTGAAGCATGTGAAGTAA
- the LOC116208476 gene encoding endo-1,3;1,4-beta-D-glucanase-like, with the protein MSGPQCFENPPTIPTGAGDGTVDDFAGLKTYITGPSDSQLAILFISDAFGYEAPNLRKLADKVAAAGYLVVVPDFLYGDPVDLNKPDFSVEAWLKLHSPDKGCEDAKLVIAALKAKGVCAIGVAGFCWGGMVLAKLASSDDIRAAVILHPGKITKDEIEAVKIPTAILGAENDHIVPPEELEKLGEILSAKSELESYVKIFPGVSHGWSVRYKLEDESAVRSAEEAHLDMLDWFQKHVK; encoded by the exons ATGTCAGGTCCCCAGTGCTTCGAGAACCCACCAACTATTCCCACTGGAGCCGGAGATGGGACGGTCGATGACTTCGCCGGTCTTAAGACTTACATCACTGGTCCTTCCGATTCCCAGCTCGCCATCCTCTTCATATCCGATGCTTTCG GTTATGAAGCGCCGAATCTCAG GAAACTTGCAGATAAAGTTGCGGCAGCTGGATACTTAGTAGTAGTCCCCGATTTCTTGTACGGTGACCCTGTCGACCTGAATAAACCTGACTTTAGTGTAGAAGCATGGCTAAAACTGCACAGCCCG GATAAAGGATGCGAAGATGCGAAGCTAGTGATCGCAGCTTTGAAAGCTAAAGGTGTTTGTGCGATAGGTGTTGCTGGGTTTTGCTGGGGAG GGATGGTGTTGGCGAAATTGGCAAGTTCTGATGACATTCGAGCAGCGGTTATTTTGCATCCCGGAAAAATTACCAAAGATGAAATTGAAG CTGTCAAGATCCCGACTGCTATCCTCGGGGCAGAGAACGATCACATTGTCCCGCCAGAAGAGCTCGAAAAATTAGGAGAGATTTTGTCAGCCAAATCCGAG CTTGAGAGTTACGTCAAGATTTTCCCTGGGGTCTCACACGGGTGGTCGGTGAGGTACAAGCTCGAGGATGAATCGGCTGTCAGGAGCGCAGAGGAGGCCCATCTAGACATGTTGGATTGGTTCCAGAAGCATGTGAAGTGA
- the LOC116208984 gene encoding uncharacterized protein LOC116208984 — translation MSLKAADIPTWADLSSKFIDQYRYCAETPPTLLELSTMEMTDDQGFEAYAVKWRARAAKHIPPISEAQQIQLFHSTLKGAYYLHLLAHTSSFSNLIDAGKKLDIGIKLGKIEGRQAPQQYSISYTPAPPATQAYAPPSIHYQQQPPAQQAYYSAPPASFPLPVPQQYAHNYASAPPQTPQYRPPASRTPQPTQQAPAPQGQQGGATQNRQRKQFTPLPAPLSYIYRQLLAGNKIRSIAPNPDFDPTIQDQSRRCEYHQGAPGHTTDNCWKLRERIQQLIDDKQLTFNAVKPPNVQSNPLPDHGSSSGPSINMIGVCAIGEYETGQEAPAPFVIEYVPAEAGVGYAGFDATPTPFVIEVPAREPYQDSKVPWTYEGSVGNLESQFSVMGVTRLGRVYKNPKVANKGKALAMPEVAPKASSIPQKKVTEEEAEAFMKIIKASKYKVVEQMGKSPAHISLLALLLGSEPHREALLRVLTAAQIPKETAPERIEETINSIFSNNISFSDDELPSEGWAHSRALHIVCKCNNFIIGRVMIDNGSALNVFPVSTLKQMNVDFNRIRPSKTAVRAFDGSRREVNGEIDLVIEVGPCSFVVTFQVLDIPNAFSLLLGRPWIHAAGAVPSSLHQRIKFIAEDRLITVKGEEDYAIYKETAVPYITSFARLTTIVGYRFPAYRSECTDPGRCPPSGRMSVSFDKPQSLFG, via the exons ATGTCACTGAAAGCTGCGGATATCCCCACGTGGGCAGACCTCTCAagcaaattcatcgaccagtacagGTACTGTGCGGAGACGCCCCCGACTCTGCTGGAGCTCAGCACGATGGAGATGACCGATGACCAGGGCTTCGAGGCCTATGCAGTGAAGTGGCGGGCTAGAGCGGCGAAGCATATCCCTCCGATCAGTGAGGCACAGCAGAtccaattattccactccactCTTAAAGGTGCCTACTACTTGCACTTGTTGGCCCATACGTCGTCATTCTCCAACCTTATCGATGCCGGAAAGAAGCTCGACATCGGCATTAAGCTCGGCAAGATAGAAG GGCGCCAGGCCCCCCAGCAATATTCCATAAGCTACACGCCCGCACCACCAGCCACTCAAGCATATGCTCCACCTTCGATACATTATCAACAACAACCCCCAGCGCAGCAAGCTTACTATTCCGCCCCACCGGCTTCCTTTCCATTGCCGGTCCCGCAGCAATACGCCCATAATTATGCTTCTGCTCCTCCTCAGACCCCGCAATACAGGCCTCcggcttcgagaactcctcagccgACACAACAGGCCCCAGCCCCACAAGGTCAGCAAGGTGGCGCAACGCAAAATCGGCAGCGTAAACAGTTCACACCTCTGCCGGCTCCGCTCTCCTACATATACCGGCAACTCCTCGCGGGTAACAAGATCCGATCGATAGCACCTAACCCTGATTTCgacccaaccatccaagatcaaagTCGACGCTGCGAGTACCATCAGGGCGCACCCGGTCACACCACTGACAATTGTTGGAAATTACGGGAGAGGATCCAACAGTTGATTGATGACAAGCAACTCACGttcaacgccgtcaaaccCCCGAACGTAcaatcaaatcctcttcccgatCACGGGTCGAGCTCGGGACCTAGCATTAACATGATCGGTGTTTGCGCTATAGGGGAGTACGAGACCGGACAGGAGGCACCGGCCCCGTTTGTGATCGAATATGTTCCCGCAGAAGCTGGTGTAGGGTACGCAGGGTTCGATGCCACGCCCACCCCATTCGTGATAGAAGTCCCCGCACGAGAGCCATATCAAGACAGCAAGGTCccgtggacctacgaaggaagtgTTGGGAACCTCGAGAGTCAATTTagcgtcatgggcgtgacACGCTTGGGTCGAGTCTATAAAAATCCGAAGGTCgcaaacaaagggaaagccctgGCAATGCCCGAAGTCGCCCCGAAAGCCTCGTCCATTCCCCAGAAGAAggtgactgaagaagaagctgaggcCTTCATGAAGATTATCAAGGCAAGCAAGTACAAGGTCGTTGAACAAATGGGCAAATCTCCAGCCCACATTTCACTACTCGCCCTCCTCTTGGGTTCAGAGCCACATCGTGAAGCGCTTCTGAGGGTCCTAACAGCAGCGCAGATCCCCAAAGAGACGGCTCCGGAGCGGATTGAGGAGACTATCAATTCGATCTTCTCCAACAACATTTCATTCTCAGATGATGAACTTCCCTCAGAAGGGTGGGCACACTCGCGGGCactacacattgtctgcaagtgtaATAACTTTATCATCggtcgggtcatgatcgacaatggcTCGGCACTCAATGTTTTCCCGGTTTCCAcgttgaagcagatgaacgtggactttAACCGTATCCGTCCGAGCAAGACTGCAgttcgagccttcgacggctctCGGAGGGAAGTAAATGGAGAGATCGACCTGGTGATCGAGGTGGGTCCCTGCTCATTCGTTGTTACGTTCCAAGTCCTAGACATCCCGAATGCTTTCAgcttgttgctcgggagaccgtgGATCCATGCGGCTGGCGCTGTTCCTTCGTCCCTACACCAAAGGATTAAATTCATCGCAGAAGATCGACTTATCACCGTCAAGGgtgaggaggattacgccatttACAAGGAGACAGCTGTTCCCTACATCA CAAGTTTTGCCCGACTGACAACGATCGTTGGTTATCGTTTTCCTGCATACAGGTCTGAGTGTACAGATCCCGGAAGGTGTCCCCCGAGCGGGCGTATGTCTGTCTCGTTCGACAAGCCGCAGTCCCTATTCGGGTGA
- the LOC116206610 gene encoding mediator of RNA polymerase II transcription subunit 33A, which yields MAALAALAAAEARGGAWDSILDMMKVAQEKGCDPLLWAVQLTSSLNRAGVSLPSPEFADVLVSYICWDNNVPILWKFLDRALAVKIAPPLLVIALLSTRVVPVRQSRPAAYRLYMELLKRHAFALKSQIDGSNYHKVTESIDTVLHLSEKFSLAERDAGTIVVEFIFSIVWQLLDASLDDEGILELTPEKSSMWGVKPQDMEIDSFEGFEEKWTEGQGRLQSANTTMAIELIGLFLQDKVTSRILYLARRNLPTQWAAFTQRLKVLGTNSAALRNSKIVSHDAFQQLTSDARIVLSREMKTSSHQKFHAVMAFGALSSANFSDVWLPLDIVLEDSMDAYQVNAASAIEIITGLVKTLQAINGTTWHDTFLSLWISALRLVQRERDPIEGPMPRLDTRLCMLLSITPLVIANLIEEEETALSEAADCGSPNPMRENTGEGNRRNDLMSSLQMLGDFQGLLTPPRSIVSAANQAAAKAMLFLSGINVGSSYFECVNVKDMPLNCSGNMRHLIVEACIARNLLDTSAYFWPGYVNGHINQMPPNFPTQVPSWSSFMKGAPLTPALINALVSSPASSLAELEKVFEIAVKGSEEEKISAATILCGASLLQGWSVQEHTVDFITRLLSPPKPADYTGDDSYLIAHAPMLNVLIVGIGSVDCVQVFSLHGLVPQLACSLMSICEVFGSCVPNSSWTLRTGEEISAHAVFSNAFTLLLKLWRFNHPPIEHGVGDVPTVGSQLTPEYLLYVRNSHLVSSGSVHRDQNKRRLSAVASSSSQNPVFVDSFPKLKVWYRQHQACIASTLSGLVPGTPVHQIVDGLLTMMFRKINEGGQSLISVNSGSSSSSGTRNEDSTLRPKLPAWDILEAVPYVVDAALTACAHGRLSPRELATGLKDLADFLPACLATIVSYFSAEVSRSIWKPVFMNGTDWPSPAANLANVEEQIKKILATTGVNVPSLSTGESSEATLPLPLAAFVSLTITYKIDKASQRFLNLAGPALESLAAGCPWPCMPIVASLWTQKARRWSDFLIFSASRTVFLQNSDAIVQLLKSCFTSTLGLSSSPLSSNGGVGALLGHGFGSHFCGGISPVAPGILYLRVYRSIRDIVFITEEIVSLLMHSVREISCIDLSREKKVTDRTKRYGRVSLTSAMTRVKLAASLAASLVWLSGGLCLVQSLIMETLPSWFISIHRSEKEKGSSEGMVAMLRGYALAYFTVLCGAFTWGVDSSSSASRRRPRILGTHMEFLASVLDGKISLGCDWSTWQAYVSGFVILMVGCTPNWVLEVDVDVLKRLSRGLRQWNEDELALALLGVGGYRTMGAASELIIRDEV from the exons ATGGCGGCTCTCGCGGCGTTGGCGGCTGCGGAGGCGCGGGGCGGGGCGTGGGACAGCATCCTGGACATGATGAAGGTGGCCCAGGAGAAGGGCTGCGACCCCCTGCTCTGGGCCGTGCAGCTCACTTCCAGCTTGAACCGGGCGGGCGTCAGCCTCCCCTCGCCGGAGTTCGCTGACGTCCTCGTCTCTTACATTTGCTGGGACAACAACGTCCCCATCCTGTGGAAGTTCCTGGACAGAGCTCTGGCCGTGAAGATCGCGCCGCCTCTGCTCGTGATTGCTCTGCTCTCCACAAG AGTAGTTCCGGTCAGGCAATCCCGACCAGCAGCGTATAGACTCTATATGGAGCTGCTGAAAAGACATGCTTTTGCCCTTAAATCTCAGATAGATGGATCGAATTATCACAA GGTTACAGAATCAATAGATACTGTTCTTCACCTTTCTGAGAAATTCAGTTTAGCAGAAAGAGATGCTGGGACTATTGTGGTCGAGTTTATCTTCTCTATCGTCTGGCAGTTACTTGATGCTTCATTAGATGATGAAGGAATTTTGGAACTAACTCCAGAAAAGAGCTCCATGTGGGGAGTCAAACCCCAGGACATGGAAATCGACAGTTTTGAAggttttgaagaaaaatggacCGAAGGTCAAGGGAGATTGCAGAGTGCAAATACCACTATGGCGATTGAGTTGATCGGACTATTTTTACAGGATAAAGTAACTTCCAGAATTCTTTACTTGGCACGCCGAAACTT GCCCACCCAATGGGCAGCTTTCACTCAAAGACTGAAGGTGCTCGGAACAAACTCGGCGGCActtagaaattcaaaaatcgTTTCTCACGATGCATTTCAGCAGTTAACTTCAGATGCTCGAATAGTCTTGTCTCGAGAAATGAAAACGAGTTCGCACCAGAAGTTTCATGCAGTTATGGCTTTTGGAGCCCTCTCTTCTGCCAATTTTTCAGATGTGTGGCTCCCTCTGGACATTGTATTGGAAGATTCCATGGATGCGTATCAAGTAAATGCTGCCAGTGCTATTGAAATCATCACCG GTTTAGTTAAGACGCTTCAAGCAATTAATGGGACTACGTGGCATGATACCTTCTTGAGTCTTTGGATTTCAGCTCTTCGCCTTGTTCAGAGG GAGAGAGATCCTATTGAGGGTCCGATGCCTCGTTTAGACACTCGTTTATGCATGTTGCTCTCCATCACACCCCTTGTGATTGCCAATCTTATCGAGGAAGAGGAAACTGCGTTATCTGAAGCAGCAGATTGTGGGTCTCCCAATCCTATGAGAGAAAACACAGGTGAAGGGAATCGCCGCAATGATCTCATGTCAAGCTTGCAGATGTTGGGTGATTTTCAGGGACTTCTTACTCCGCCACGGTCCATTGTTTCTGCGGCCAATCAGGCTGCTGCTAAGGCAATGCTGTTTCTTTCGGGCATAAATGTCGGGAGTTCATATTTTGAGTGTGTCAACGTGAAAGATATGCCCCTAAATTGCT CTGGAAACATGCGCCACCTGATTGTTGAAGCTTGCATTGCAAGAAATCTACTGGACACCTCGGCATATTTCTGGCCTGGATATGTAAATGGACACATAAACCAAATGCCTCCTAACTTTCCCACCCAAGTGCCGAGTTGGTCTTCCTTCATGAAAGGGGCCCCACTTACCCCAGCACTGATAAATGCTTTGGTTTCAAGTCCAGCATCAAG TTTAGCAGAGCTTGAGAAAGTATTCGAGATTGCAGTCAAAGGATCCGAGGAAGAGAAGATATCGGCTGCTACAATTCTTTGTGGAGCTTCTCTTCTCCAGGGTTGGAGTGTACAA GAACACACTGTTGATTTTATTACGAGACTGCTTTCTCCTCCCAAACCAGCTGATTATACCGGAGATGATAGCTATTTGATTGCGCATGCTCCAATGCTGAATGTACTGATCGTTGGAATAGGATCGGTGGATTGTGTTCAGGTTTTCTCATTGCATGGTTTG GTTCCTCAGCTTGCATGCTCACTGATGTCCATTTGTGAGGTTTTCGGATCTTGTGTGCCCAATAGCTCATGGACCCTAAGAACAGGAGAAGAAATCTCCGCACATGCCGTGTTCTCGAATGCATTCACACTCCTCCTAAAGCTGTGGAGATTCAACCACCCTCCTATTGAACATGGAGTCGGAGATGTCCCAACTGTTGGGTCCCAGCTTACACCTGAGTACCTCCTCTATGTTCGTAACTCCCACCTCGTATCCTCTGGAAGTGTTCATAGAGATCAAAACAAGAGGAGACTCTCAGCAGTTGCATCCTCGTCATCTCAGAATCCTGTGTTTGTTGATTCTTTCCCGAAACTGAAAGTATGGTACCGCCAACATCAGGCCTGTATAGCTTCCACACTTTCTGGTCTTGTTCCAGGAACCCCAGTCCATCAGATCGTCGATGGGCTCTTGACTATGATGTTCCGGAAAATCAATGAAGGGGGACAATCATTGATTTCGGTTAATTCAGGGAGCAGTAGCTCGTCGGGAACCCGGAACGAGGATTCGACGCTGAGACCAAAATTGCCAGCATGGGATATATTGGAGGCTGTGCCTTATGTGGTGGATGCTGCTCTAACTGCTTGTGCTCATGGCCGGCTTTCTCCCCGTGAATTGGCTACAG GGCTCAAAGATTTGGCCGATTTTCTCCCAGCATGTTTAGCAACCATAGTGAGCTACTTCTCAGCCGAAGTGAGCCGGAGCATCTGGAAGCCAGTTTTTATGAATGGAACAGACTGGCCGAGCCCTGCTGCAAACCTTGCCAATGTTGAGGaacaaattaagaaaattcttGCGACCACTGGAGTTAACGTACCAAGCCTATCTACAG GGGAAAGCTCAGAGGCCACTCTTCCACTGCCTCTGGCCGCATTTGTGAGCCTCACCATAACATATAAGATCGATAAGGCATCGCAGCGGTTCCTCAATCTGGCAGGGCCTGCCCTGGAGTCCCTTGCTGCTGGTTGCCCATGGCCCTGCATGCCAATTGTGGCATCTCTGTGGACCCAGAAGGCCAGGCGTTGGAGTGACTTCCTCATCTTCTCTGCATCCCGCACGGTCTTCCTCCAAAACAGCGACGCCATCGTCCAGCTCCTCAAGAGCTGCTTCACCTCCACCCTCGGCCTTAGTTCCTCTCCCTTGTCGAGCAATGGTGGGGTTGGGGCCCTGCTGGGGCATGGGTTTGGGTCCCACTTCTGCGGTGGGATATCCCCAGTTGCACCCGGGATTCTCTACTTGCGAGTCTACAGATCCATTCGGGATATTGTGTTCATCACCGAGGAGATCGTCTCCCTCCTGATGCACTCGGTGAGGGAGATCTCGTGTATCGACCTTTCTAGGGAGAAGAAAGTAACTGATAGAACGAAGAGGTATGGGCGAGTTTCTCTAACCAGTGCAATGACTCGGGTCAAACTTGCAGCCTCTCTTGCAGCCTCCCTGGTGTGGCTCTCCGGTGGCTTGTGCCTTGTGCAGTCTCTGATAATGGAAACCCTCCCCTCATGGTTTATCTCCATCCACCGCTCTGAGAAGGAGAAGGGCTCATCAGAAGGGATGGTGGCAATGCTCCGGGGGTATGCTCTGGCTTACTTCACGGTGCTCTGCGGGGCCTTCACTTGGGGGGTAGATTCGTCCTCATCTGCTTCAAGGAGACGGCCGAGGATCCTCGGGACCCACATGGAGTTCCTTGCAAGTGTTCTTGATGGCAAGATATCACTGgggtgtgattggtccacatGGCAGGCCTATGTGTCTGGGTTCGTGATCCTGATGGTGGGCTGCACGCCTAACTGGGTGTTGGAGGTCGATGTTGATGTGCTTAAGAGGCTGAGTAGAGGCCTCAGGCAGTGGAATGAGGATGAGCTCGCCCTTGCTCTGCTCGGGGTGGGCGGGTACAGGACGATGGGAGCAGCCTCTGAGTTGATAATACGGGACGAGGTTTAG